One genomic window of Streptomyces sp. NBC_01276 includes the following:
- a CDS encoding phage tail protein, with the protein MATTARVDPLKNFRFRVRYSDSTVPFIGVHKVSGMKRTVEVVKHRDGGAPTNSSKLPGRVEFDPIVLERGVTVNALEFEKWANKTWSYANAAGGRETSLKDFRRDLVIDVHDETGQKVLSYHVFNCWVSEYQPFSDLDANANAVLVQHIRLENEGWVRDIALPPAAEVSFDDPAV; encoded by the coding sequence ATGGCAACCACCGCGCGGGTCGACCCGCTCAAGAACTTCCGTTTCCGGGTCCGTTACAGCGACAGCACCGTGCCGTTCATCGGAGTCCACAAGGTGTCCGGGATGAAGCGGACCGTGGAGGTGGTCAAGCACCGCGACGGCGGCGCCCCCACCAACAGTTCCAAACTGCCGGGCCGGGTGGAGTTCGACCCGATCGTCCTCGAACGCGGGGTCACCGTGAACGCCCTCGAATTCGAGAAGTGGGCGAACAAGACCTGGAGTTACGCCAACGCGGCCGGCGGGCGGGAGACCTCCCTCAAGGACTTCCGGCGCGACCTGGTCATCGACGTCCACGACGAGACCGGCCAGAAGGTGCTCTCCTACCACGTGTTCAACTGCTGGGTGTCGGAGTACCAGCCCTTCTCGGACCTCGACGCGAACGCGAACGCGGTGCTCGTCCAGCACATCCGCCTGGAGAACGAGGGGTGGGTGCGGGACATCGCCCTGCCGCCCGCGGCCGAGGTCTCCTTCGACGACCCGGCGGTGTGA
- a CDS encoding phage tail sheath family protein translates to MPVSPTFPGVYINEVKSAVHTITGVPTSVTAFAGAAVRGPTDRPVHITSFADYQRLFGGVVPRSPLGYAVYQYYANGGSEAEIVRLVHTGDGDDTKNAKASTLVLAGPRPVTLVARGEGLWGDSLYARVDHDTSETPAAGAPRTLYNLTVLDRGTGAVERHLNISSHPDDANSLDKALSSSALLTVPATNPVLDAVPAAHEAITPADPSQDPFDEAKPARHTKAGGGADGSAPGLSDYQGGTTGQAAKTGLYQLLKTDIFNLLCLPGAPQAALAPAAALCADRRAILIVDPPASWTGIEAAVNGMTAPPVTGDAAKNAVVYFPPLVIPDPAAGGVPTTVPPCGTVAGVMARTDVQRGVWKAPAGTDTSLAGVTGPALAMTDLENGRLNQLGVNCLRSFPVLGPLVWGARTLRGADRLADEWKYLPVRRFALFVEESLYRGTQWVVFEPNDEPLWASIRLNVGAFMNGLFRQGALQGATAREAYLVKCDRENNPQNDIDRGIVNIVVGFAPLKPAEFVIIHIEQLAGQLQV, encoded by the coding sequence GTGCCCGTCAGCCCCACCTTCCCGGGTGTGTACATCAACGAGGTCAAGAGCGCCGTGCACACCATCACCGGGGTGCCGACGTCCGTGACCGCCTTCGCCGGGGCAGCCGTGCGCGGCCCGACCGACCGGCCGGTGCACATCACCAGCTTCGCCGACTACCAGCGGCTGTTCGGCGGGGTCGTCCCGCGCAGTCCGCTCGGGTACGCCGTCTACCAGTACTACGCCAACGGCGGGAGCGAGGCGGAGATCGTCCGGCTGGTCCACACCGGGGACGGCGACGACACGAAGAACGCCAAGGCCTCCACCCTCGTCCTCGCGGGTCCGCGCCCGGTCACGCTCGTCGCGCGCGGCGAGGGCCTGTGGGGGGACTCCCTGTACGCGCGGGTCGACCACGACACCAGCGAGACGCCCGCGGCCGGCGCCCCCCGGACCCTGTACAACCTCACGGTCCTCGACAGGGGGACGGGCGCGGTCGAGCGCCACCTCAACATCAGCTCCCATCCCGACGACGCCAACTCCCTCGACAAGGCCCTGAGTTCGTCCGCCCTCCTCACCGTGCCGGCCACGAACCCGGTCCTCGACGCGGTCCCCGCCGCGCACGAGGCGATCACCCCGGCCGACCCCAGCCAGGACCCCTTCGACGAGGCCAAGCCCGCCCGCCACACGAAGGCCGGGGGCGGTGCGGACGGCTCCGCGCCCGGCCTGTCCGACTACCAGGGCGGCACGACCGGGCAGGCCGCGAAGACGGGCCTGTACCAGCTCCTGAAGACCGACATCTTCAACCTGCTCTGCCTGCCCGGGGCCCCACAGGCCGCACTGGCACCCGCCGCGGCCCTGTGCGCGGACCGGCGCGCGATCCTGATCGTCGATCCGCCCGCCTCCTGGACGGGCATCGAGGCCGCCGTCAACGGGATGACCGCTCCCCCGGTGACGGGCGACGCGGCGAAGAACGCCGTCGTCTACTTCCCCCCTCTGGTCATTCCCGACCCGGCGGCGGGCGGAGTCCCCACGACGGTCCCGCCGTGCGGCACGGTGGCCGGCGTCATGGCCCGCACCGACGTACAGCGCGGCGTGTGGAAGGCCCCGGCCGGCACCGACACCTCCCTCGCCGGAGTGACCGGGCCCGCGCTGGCCATGACCGACCTGGAGAACGGCCGGCTCAACCAGCTCGGGGTGAACTGCCTGCGCTCCTTCCCCGTACTCGGCCCGCTGGTGTGGGGCGCGCGGACGCTGCGGGGCGCGGACCGGCTGGCCGACGAGTGGAAGTACCTGCCGGTGCGGCGGTTCGCGCTGTTCGTGGAGGAGAGCCTCTACCGCGGCACCCAGTGGGTGGTCTTCGAGCCGAACGACGAACCGCTGTGGGCCTCGATCCGGCTGAACGTGGGCGCGTTCATGAACGGCCTGTTCCGGCAGGGGGCGCTGCAGGGCGCGACGGCCCGGGAGGCCTACCTCGTCAAGTGCGACCGCGAGAACAACCCGCAGAACGACATCGACCGGGGCATCGTCAACATCGTCGTCGGCTTCGCACCGCTCAAACCGGCCGAGTTCGTGATCATCCACATCGAGCAGCTCGCCGGGCAGCTGCAGGTCTGA
- a CDS encoding CsbD family protein produces MSNQEKGRAKAEQAKGKVEETAGRAVGNERLTAEGRAEKAKGDARQAKEKMKDIFKR; encoded by the coding sequence GTGTCGAACCAGGAGAAGGGCCGCGCGAAGGCCGAGCAGGCCAAGGGCAAGGTCGAGGAGACGGCGGGCCGCGCGGTGGGCAACGAGCGCCTCACGGCCGAGGGCCGCGCCGAGAAGGCGAAGGGCGACGCCCGCCAGGCCAAGGAGAAGATGAAGGACATCTTCAAGCGCTGA
- a CDS encoding DUF2252 domain-containing protein: protein MELSASPDDRTRHGRAQRKRLPRSAHDRVPTADERPDPVAVLAAQGAGRLPELLPVRYARMAAGPFPFLRGAAAVMAADLATTADSGLRVQLCGDAHLLNFGLYASPERAQLFDLNDFDETLPGPFEWDVKRLAASVAVAARANGHDDAAALTAAEASAAAYRRNMRRLAGLGELAVWYERVDTAQALPLVRRRHRERIAAGLERARRRTSLQALDKLTDVVDGQPRIRYEPPFLEPVDDLDSTTVRNVFLDYRESLPEERRLLLDRFAVVDVARKVVGVGSVGTRCFVVLLTGRDAGDPLFLQIKEAGPSVLEPHAGASAQRHAGHRVVAGQRLMQAATDIFLGWATGPGGRHFYWRQLRDMKGSADVAAMDPVLLQEYAALCGRTLARAHARTGDRIAIAGYLGTGDVFDRAVARFALAYADLTLADHAALTAALTDTPTPTHAARPSAKAS from the coding sequence ATGGAGCTGTCCGCTTCCCCCGACGACCGGACCCGGCACGGCCGCGCGCAGCGCAAGCGGCTGCCGCGTTCGGCGCACGACCGGGTCCCGACGGCGGACGAGCGGCCGGACCCGGTCGCCGTGCTCGCGGCGCAGGGCGCCGGCCGGCTGCCGGAACTGCTGCCCGTGCGGTACGCCCGGATGGCGGCGGGCCCCTTCCCGTTCCTGCGCGGCGCGGCGGCCGTGATGGCCGCCGACCTGGCGACGACGGCGGACAGCGGCCTGCGGGTGCAGCTGTGCGGGGACGCCCACCTGCTGAACTTCGGGTTGTACGCCTCGCCCGAACGCGCCCAGCTCTTCGACCTGAACGACTTCGACGAGACGCTCCCCGGACCCTTCGAGTGGGACGTCAAACGGCTGGCGGCGAGCGTGGCCGTGGCCGCCCGCGCGAACGGCCACGACGACGCGGCCGCGCTGACCGCCGCCGAGGCGTCCGCCGCCGCCTACCGGCGGAACATGCGCCGCCTCGCCGGGCTCGGGGAACTCGCCGTCTGGTACGAGCGGGTGGACACCGCGCAGGCGCTGCCCCTGGTGCGGCGCCGGCACCGCGAAAGGATCGCGGCCGGACTGGAACGCGCCCGCCGCCGCACCAGTCTGCAGGCCCTGGACAAGCTGACGGACGTCGTGGACGGGCAGCCCCGGATCCGCTACGAACCCCCCTTCCTGGAACCGGTGGACGATCTGGACTCCACGACCGTGCGGAACGTGTTCCTCGACTACCGGGAGTCCCTGCCGGAAGAGCGGCGCCTGCTGCTGGACCGGTTCGCGGTGGTGGACGTGGCACGGAAGGTGGTGGGCGTCGGCAGCGTCGGAACCCGCTGCTTCGTGGTGCTGCTCACCGGCCGGGACGCCGGAGACCCGCTGTTCCTCCAGATCAAGGAGGCCGGTCCGTCCGTACTGGAGCCCCACGCCGGGGCGTCCGCGCAACGGCACGCGGGCCACCGGGTGGTGGCCGGGCAGCGGCTGATGCAGGCGGCGACGGACATCTTCCTCGGCTGGGCCACCGGTCCGGGGGGCCGGCACTTCTACTGGCGCCAGCTGCGCGACATGAAGGGTTCCGCCGACGTCGCCGCCATGGACCCCGTGCTGCTGCAGGAGTACGCGGCGCTGTGCGGCCGGACCCTGGCCCGCGCCCACGCCCGGACCGGTGACCGGATCGCGATCGCGGGCTACCTGGGCACCGGGGACGTCTTCGACCGGGCCGTCGCCCGCTTCGCGCTGGCCTACGCGGACCTGACCCTCGCCGACCACGCCGCGCTCACGGCCGCCCTGACCGACACCCCCACCCCCACCCACGCCGCCCGCCCGTCCGCGAAGGCATCCTGA
- a CDS encoding SH3 domain-containing protein has protein sequence MRMFRRIAWAGPAAAAAVTLFAGNALATSSPAEGLVVSTSGLKVRAHANTHSHVVGVLDPWQKVRLSCQAEGAWVEGNDIWYRLHGKPGWVSARYVHNYTRVPWC, from the coding sequence ATGCGCATGTTCAGGAGGATCGCGTGGGCGGGGCCGGCGGCGGCCGCCGCGGTCACCCTCTTCGCCGGGAACGCGCTGGCGACGTCGTCGCCGGCCGAGGGGCTCGTGGTCAGCACGTCCGGGCTCAAGGTCAGGGCCCACGCGAACACGCACTCCCACGTGGTCGGCGTGCTCGACCCCTGGCAGAAGGTCCGGCTCTCCTGCCAGGCCGAGGGCGCCTGGGTGGAGGGCAACGACATCTGGTACCGGCTGCACGGCAAGCCGGGCTGGGTATCGGCCCGCTACGTGCACAACTACACCCGCGTCCCCTGGTGCTGA
- a CDS encoding SMP-30/gluconolactonase/LRE family protein, with product MPIRTFRTGPRTPRRGGRVAVTAAVLAALAGALAPAPAQAAPACGAAQAPAPVEVARMPDWVESIAVDGHGRMFATAYYTGRVYRIDAPGGTPVALTGDIGANGGIVVRGDGRLLVGTGNDLAHSLTGGLLPVSKLLLVDPDSGAVSTYASGLGGIDGVALAPDGTVYTTTLGARTIGRVTPDGRVDPAWARVGQPNGIAVSPDGSEVYVVQTTVAPGLYRIPVGDPAHPRRWLSTEPWDALALPDGLTLDGRGRPLIATHVSGQIWRAEGASLCAVESGLHLSTQITYGHGDRGFSAGRLYRAGVDGRIDEVPAGADPSGR from the coding sequence ATGCCGATCCGCACGTTCCGTACCGGCCCGCGCACACCGCGCCGCGGGGGCCGGGTGGCCGTGACCGCGGCCGTACTGGCCGCGCTGGCGGGCGCCCTCGCGCCCGCCCCCGCCCAGGCGGCGCCGGCCTGCGGAGCCGCGCAGGCCCCGGCGCCCGTCGAGGTGGCCCGGATGCCCGACTGGGTCGAGTCGATCGCCGTGGACGGACACGGGCGGATGTTCGCCACCGCGTACTACACCGGCCGGGTCTACCGCATCGACGCCCCCGGCGGCACCCCCGTCGCGCTCACCGGTGACATCGGAGCCAACGGCGGGATCGTGGTCCGGGGCGACGGCCGGCTGCTCGTCGGGACGGGCAACGACCTCGCGCACTCCCTGACCGGCGGCCTCCTGCCGGTGTCGAAGCTGCTGCTGGTGGATCCGGATTCCGGCGCGGTGAGCACGTACGCCTCGGGCCTGGGCGGCATCGACGGCGTCGCCCTCGCGCCCGACGGCACCGTGTACACCACCACCCTGGGCGCCCGGACCATCGGCCGCGTCACCCCGGACGGGCGCGTCGACCCCGCCTGGGCCCGGGTGGGGCAGCCCAACGGGATCGCCGTGTCCCCGGACGGCTCCGAGGTCTACGTGGTCCAGACGACGGTCGCCCCCGGCCTGTACCGGATCCCCGTGGGCGACCCGGCGCACCCGCGACGGTGGCTCTCCACCGAGCCCTGGGACGCCCTGGCCCTGCCCGACGGGCTCACCCTCGACGGCCGCGGGCGCCCGCTGATCGCCACCCACGTGTCGGGACAGATCTGGCGGGCCGAGGGCGCGTCCCTGTGCGCCGTGGAGTCGGGCCTGCACCTGTCCACCCAGATCACCTACGGGCACGGCGACCGGGGCTTCTCGGCGGGCAGGCTCTACCGGGCGGGTGTGGACGGCCGGATCGACGAGGTGCCCGCGGGCGCCGACCCGTCCGGCCGCTAG
- a CDS encoding C40 family peptidase, with protein sequence MLLTASGVAGPASPAGAVPSYGARAVVVAASKEGAPYAHGATGPARFDCSGLTLYSFRQAGRTLPRTAEQQYEHTDHISRDQRVPGDLVFFPDGSTMGHVGIYAGDDKIWHAPRPGTRVRLERIWSGNVRYGRAS encoded by the coding sequence ATGCTCCTGACCGCCTCCGGCGTCGCCGGCCCCGCCTCGCCGGCCGGCGCCGTTCCCTCCTACGGCGCCAGGGCCGTGGTCGTGGCCGCCTCCAAGGAGGGCGCCCCGTACGCGCACGGCGCGACCGGGCCCGCGCGCTTCGACTGCTCCGGCCTGACGCTCTATTCCTTCCGGCAGGCGGGCCGGACGCTGCCCCGCACCGCGGAGCAGCAGTACGAACACACCGATCACATCAGCCGGGACCAACGGGTGCCGGGGGACCTGGTGTTCTTCCCCGACGGCTCCACCATGGGCCACGTCGGCATCTACGCCGGCGACGACAAGATCTGGCACGCCCCCAGACCGGGGACCCGCGTACGGCTGGAACGGATCTGGAGCGGGAACGTCCGCTACGGCCGCGCCTCGTGA
- a CDS encoding HAD family hydrolase, translating into MTTLIVFDIDGTLLRSVPAHVAAFVAALRESGLTEIDSNWGGYTHHTDSWIFREVFRRNTGRLPGEAETKRFSGLLHEHFTAATAREGVEQTPGAAAFLRALDADPGYAVAFATGAMREVTEAKLAPLEVTGPVVTANEHAFREHLVREAVHQSVERAGGAFDRVVCVGDGPWDVRAAVATGSQFIGIGASPEPFGDWFPRTHLFASFDEVDPGADFTLLPPAGRVAGEPDADRAFTPRPTPCPCWS; encoded by the coding sequence ATGACCACCCTGATCGTCTTCGACATCGACGGCACACTGCTGCGCAGCGTCCCGGCCCACGTGGCCGCGTTCGTCGCGGCACTCCGTGAGAGCGGGCTCACGGAGATCGACTCGAACTGGGGCGGCTACACCCACCACACGGACTCGTGGATCTTCCGCGAGGTGTTCCGCCGGAACACGGGCCGGCTTCCCGGCGAGGCCGAGACCAAGCGGTTCTCCGGCCTGCTCCACGAGCACTTCACGGCCGCGACGGCCCGGGAGGGCGTCGAGCAGACCCCCGGGGCCGCCGCGTTCCTGCGGGCGCTGGACGCGGACCCCGGGTACGCGGTGGCCTTCGCGACCGGCGCGATGCGGGAGGTCACCGAGGCCAAGCTGGCTCCCCTGGAGGTGACCGGACCGGTGGTGACCGCGAATGAGCACGCCTTCCGGGAGCACCTGGTCCGCGAGGCCGTCCACCAGTCCGTCGAGCGGGCCGGCGGCGCCTTCGACCGGGTGGTCTGCGTGGGTGACGGGCCGTGGGACGTGCGGGCGGCGGTGGCGACCGGCAGCCAGTTCATCGGCATAGGCGCCTCGCCGGAGCCGTTCGGCGACTGGTTCCCGCGCACGCACCTGTTCGCCTCCTTCGACGAGGTCGACCCGGGGGCCGACTTCACCCTGCTCCCGCCCGCCGGCCGGGTGGCCGGGGAGCCGGACGCGGACCGGGCGTTCACGCCCCGGCCGACGCCCTGCCCCTGCTGGAGCTGA
- a CDS encoding zinc ribbon domain-containing protein YjdM gives MPPCPECSGSYAYEMGALLVCPECGHEWPAASDDGAAAPAERVIKDAVGNVLADGDTVTVVKGLKVKGSPSGIKAGTKVRNIRLVDGVDGHDIDCKVDGFGAMQLKSSVVRKV, from the coding sequence ATGCCCCCCTGTCCCGAGTGCTCCGGTTCCTACGCCTACGAGATGGGCGCGCTCCTCGTCTGCCCCGAATGCGGTCACGAGTGGCCGGCCGCCTCCGACGACGGCGCCGCGGCGCCCGCCGAGCGGGTGATCAAGGACGCGGTCGGCAACGTACTGGCCGACGGCGACACCGTGACGGTCGTCAAGGGGCTCAAGGTCAAGGGCAGCCCGAGCGGGATCAAGGCGGGTACCAAGGTGCGCAACATCCGCCTCGTCGACGGCGTCGACGGCCACGACATCGACTGCAAGGTCGACGGGTTCGGCGCGATGCAGCTCAAGTCCAGCGTGGTCCGCAAGGTCTGA
- a CDS encoding PRC-barrel domain-containing protein gives MTEHVWSYKSTAGRPADADLIGYRVEATDGSVGKVAKHSDETGDAYLVVDTGTWIFGKEVLLPASTVVSVDTAERKVFVDRTRGQIKNAPTFHRDTHLADPAYRERLGTYYGNGVHGTGGPFGGRVL, from the coding sequence GTGACCGAACATGTGTGGAGCTACAAGTCGACCGCGGGCCGCCCGGCGGACGCCGACCTGATCGGCTACAGGGTGGAGGCGACCGACGGAAGCGTGGGCAAGGTCGCCAAGCACTCCGACGAGACAGGTGACGCCTACCTGGTCGTGGACACCGGGACGTGGATCTTCGGGAAGGAGGTCCTGCTGCCGGCGAGCACCGTCGTGAGCGTCGACACCGCCGAGCGCAAGGTCTTCGTCGACCGGACCCGGGGCCAGATCAAGAACGCCCCCACCTTCCACCGCGACACCCACCTGGCCGACCCCGCCTACCGCGAACGGCTGGGCACCTACTACGGCAACGGCGTCCACGGCACCGGCGGCCCCTTCGGCGGCCGCGTGCTCTGA
- a CDS encoding LysR family transcriptional regulator: MQLELRHLQAVCRIAEAGSLGAAARRLGVSQPALSAQLRRIEAVTGGELFVRGRNGVEPTALGQFVLTRARRVLSEMDALGAEARALAPGAPLRLGCILLVLLDGLLARTDLAMSGREITVDLEDSVTALARMLGAGRYDAIVYGEVNEHEVPLPEGVLARTLIAKEPFCIRLSAQHPLAALDHIDLTDLADEPWMTLVEDDDGGPEALVAACAEAGFSPLLRYRITDRKMHYDLIAAGRAVSLSQPTAPAAAGTVMRPLVGDPVTGRIRLAWNRAALSARQAELLYRAAARSYVADVGNNAFHQAWWNAHPEVHPALD; the protein is encoded by the coding sequence ATGCAGCTGGAGTTGAGACATCTGCAAGCCGTCTGCCGGATCGCCGAGGCGGGCAGCCTGGGCGCCGCGGCGCGGCGGCTCGGGGTGTCACAGCCCGCGCTCTCGGCGCAGCTGCGCCGGATCGAGGCGGTCACCGGCGGAGAGCTGTTCGTACGCGGCAGGAACGGCGTGGAGCCCACCGCCCTCGGCCAGTTCGTGCTGACCAGGGCGCGCCGGGTGCTCAGCGAGATGGACGCGCTCGGCGCGGAGGCGCGCGCGCTGGCCCCCGGCGCGCCGCTGCGGCTCGGCTGCATCCTGCTGGTCCTGCTCGACGGGCTCCTCGCCCGGACCGACCTGGCCATGTCCGGGCGGGAGATCACCGTGGACCTGGAGGACTCGGTGACGGCCCTGGCCCGGATGCTGGGCGCCGGGCGCTACGACGCGATCGTGTACGGGGAGGTCAACGAGCACGAGGTGCCGCTTCCCGAGGGGGTCCTGGCCCGGACCCTGATCGCGAAGGAGCCGTTCTGCATCCGGCTCTCGGCGCAGCACCCGCTGGCGGCCCTGGACCACATCGACCTGACGGACCTGGCCGACGAGCCGTGGATGACGCTGGTGGAGGACGACGACGGGGGCCCGGAGGCCCTGGTGGCCGCCTGCGCCGAGGCCGGGTTCAGCCCGCTGCTGCGCTACCGGATCACCGACCGGAAGATGCACTACGACCTGATCGCCGCGGGCCGGGCCGTGTCCCTGAGCCAGCCGACGGCCCCGGCGGCCGCGGGGACGGTGATGCGCCCGCTCGTCGGGGACCCCGTCACCGGCCGGATCCGCCTCGCCTGGAACCGGGCCGCGCTGTCGGCCCGGCAGGCGGAACTCCTCTACCGGGCGGCGGCCCGCTCCTACGTGGCCGACGTCGGCAACAACGCCTTCCACCAGGCCTGGTGGAACGCCCACCCGGAGGTCCACCCGGCGCTCGACTGA